One Salmo salar chromosome ssa01, Ssal_v3.1, whole genome shotgun sequence DNA window includes the following coding sequences:
- the opn6b gene encoding opsin 6, group member b yields the protein MEDTNIFPPNVSVYRLSAEGETAVGVYLFILGWLSCLGNGVVILLLVKQRHSLEPQDFLTLNLAVSDASVAVFGYSRGILEVFNLFQDDGLLIKTIWTCQVDGFLIMLFGLISINTLTSISVIRYIKGCQPSYAHYNNHCNVAVVIVAVWLSALFWAGAPLVGWGSYTARKYGTCEIDWVQARFSVSYRLYVILIFTFNFFIPFVVIWFSYVSIIRTVNNSHKSSRGGVVSEREKQMERSITTVSLILCSAFLLAWSPYAVISMWSACGHQVPPLHSILASLFAKSASSFNPFIYLGLNSKFRQDFRAQFHCLRHNPDLSHRPDEVQIDLDVMEVNGGVDDLDSGVELGSERGVEERGENQKSPLMPPMIAPAPSHRLFLRKLSDSGRL from the exons atggaggacaccAACATATTCCCTCCTAATGTATCTGTCTACAGGTTGTCAGCTGAGGGGGAGACTGCCGTTGGTGTTTACTTGTTCATACTAG GCTGGCTCTCCTGTCTAGGTAATGGAGTGGTGATTCTACTGTTGGTCAAGCAGAGACACAGTCTTGAGCCACAGGACTTCCTCACACTCAATCTGGCTGTGTCCGATGCTAGCGTCGCGGTCTTCGGCTACTCCAGAGGGATACTGGAAGTCTTCAACTTGTTCCAGGACGACGGCCTGCTGATCAAGACCATCTGGACCTGCCAG GTGGACGGCTTCCTGATCATGCTCTTTGGGCTCATCAGCATCAACACACTGACTTCCATCAGTGTCATCCGCTACATCAAAGGATGCCAGCCCAGCTATG CTCATTATAATAACCACTGTAATGTTGCCGTGGTGATTGTGGCAGTGTGGCTGAGTGCCCTCTTCTGGGCTGGAGCACCCCTGGTGGGCTGGGGGAGTTACACAG CTCGTAAGTATGGGACGTGTGAGATAGACTGGGTCCAGGCCAGGTTCTCTGTGTCGTACAGACTCTACGTCATCCTCATCTTCACCTTCAACTTTTTCATCCCATTCGTGGTCATATGGTTCTCCTACGTGTCCATCATCCGGACGGTCAACAACAGCCACAAGTCCAGCAGAGGGGGAGTggtcagcgagagagagaaacagatggagCGCAGTATAACAACA GTGTCTCTGATTCTGTGTTCAGCCTTCCTGCTGGCCTGGTCTCCCTACGCAGTCATCTCCATGTGGTCTGCCTGTGGTCACCAGGTGCCTCCTCTCCACAGCATCCTGGCCAGCCTGTTTGCTAAGTCAGCCAGCTCCTTCAACCCCTTCATCTACCTGGGCCTGAACTCCAAGTTCAGACAAGACTTCAGAGCCCAGTTCCACTGCCTGCGCCACAATCCAGACCTCTCCCACAGGCCCGACGAGGTGCAGATTGACCTGGACGTTATGGAGGTGAATGGAGGGGTGGATGACCTGGACTCTGGGGTGGAGCTGGGTAGTGAAaggggtgtggaggagaggggggagaaccaGAAGAGTCCTCTTATGCCCCCGATGATAGCTCCCGCTCCCAGTCATCGCCTGTTCCTGAGGAAACTCAGTGACTCTGGGCGCCTGTGA